CGCAGGGACACTCGACTGGTGCATGATGAACGGAGTGAAACACGATTTCATCGGGGGATCGTGGAGCACAGGTGTGAAGCTGATTACGTGTCAGTGCATTTGCTGTTTTTAGCTTCTTTACAAGCGACTTTGATCTTTCCTTTTGTAGATGATAgtctccttctttccttccatcaCTTTTGCCCCCTGACTCTTTTGTTTTGCTAGTTTGCGAACTGTGCTGCCTGTATTTGTTTCTCGTGAAGCTCGTTTTGTTCCAACACATTGATAAACATTTCTCCACAAACTTCCACTGCAATAGATAAAGCGAAATTGTCATGCAcaccaaatattttattctcagAAGATGCGCTTTAAGAGAGATGGAATACTGCAAAAGTTCGTCTGATCCCGCAAGTACAAGTAACACAGTTTACACGATGGAAAACTTGCTCTCACCAGTTCTAGATTTTTAAGACCGCAAGAAAGTTAGCTTATCTCATaacaatttacattttctttttttttttattttaccagtGAGCGACCGATCCTAATAGATGTTTCAGGTTGATGTAAGAAGACAATACGACAAAAATATTCTCACATGCAGTGAATATACTgaacaaaattagaaaaattgGCACGTCACGTTttgtgaaaaagataaaaaaaaagttcttttaaagCATGTTTTAAGCCTTTCGTAACAAGTAATTTTGGGAGGAAAATGTTTCTTATTCCATAAAACTGAGCTAGTAATATGAGTAAACagatttattcataaataactGTTATACCATTATTTGCATACCAGAATAGCGTATGCAATAGGTAGTTGCAGAAAGCTTTAATCATAAACAAAGTTGACAACAGATTGTAGTCGTTTGATAGGTATAGACAACCAACTAAAATATGAttctaaaaaaagaattacgatcaaataaaaaaatcaacaacacatAAATGGCTGAAAACAGAACCGGGCAACCAGAAACAGAAATATGTACAATCGTGAAATTTTATCTGTgtacaaaaaataacaacagcaacaacaaaaaaatgagatacaacttcaaaaatatatttaaaaatgataatacaGGTGTCTTGTGACTCATGTACATCAGTTAAGCTTAAACTAAATGTGGCATTTCGGAGCAGCAAGAAAACATACCACAGTAGATTTTGAAGATCTAGCATGGATTCCAGATAGTTAAGTATGTATGAAAAccaaaagaacagaaagtatCAGCTCCTTTCATTTGACCTCACAAAAAGACGAGAACTAAATCTGGCTAACAGATTTATGTGAAGctattttattcattctacTCATTTAGTGATTTCAAGTGATGTTAAATTATCTCTCATTAATACTTCCTCTTTaagtcaaattttttaaaagtgagacAATTAACATACTTTGGTGTAATATTTGGCCttcaacagcaaaacaaaaaaaaaaacaaaaccagtggaaaaaatattatcacataCACTGCTGACAGACTTCTCCTGTTTGTACCAAGCTTGCAAAAGTTGATGATGTCACATTAATCCAGTGATCAAATCTGCATAAAGCAATAGCTTTTAAGCGATTGAGCAACctgaatgtaaacaaattattttatgaaaaagcagctttattttACAATTGCATTTTACAGTGTAGCACTGATGTTGTGACATCAAAAACTTAGATGTGCACCATGGTGACAAAAGGGTGTGGTAGAAGTTGATCTGTTCACGTGTTCACGGCTGATTAAATCCCCAGCGAAGGTTGTATTTGTGGGAGACAACATGGAGAGGCTCTATTTTCTGGCTGAAAGGCAACTCTCGCTTTCGGCGTTCCCGCTCTTTCTCTATGCGATCATGGTAGTATCCATAGTAAGTCCCATGGTCCCTGCGGACTGGTGGTACCCATGCATCACTTTTTGGCCAAGGGTTTTCAAAGATGTCGCGAGAGGGCATGGATGGTAGACTTCGTGTATAACCGTTCAACATTAAAGGAGGGAAGTCTGAGCCTTTCAATCCAACACGTGAGTAATAGTAACCTGCCAAGGTGTAGAAACAATGCAGATCATTAATGAAACACAATCAATTGATAACGAGATAACAATGAACACGTTGGCTGGTCATTTGGACTAAAAACCATATCGACCCAGCAATATCGACCTTCCGCCTGAATCGAATCGACCCCTCCATGACCATGTCGTCTCAACACCGACAGTCAAATCGACCCAGGCCCAGGCCAAGTGAATGACAGACGTGGCACCTGTTTCATGTTAACAGAACGTCTGCATATACTTTGAACATGAAAATCCAACTTAAGGAacaattacaacaaatttacCTGATGGCTGGTCTCTGTTCCGCATGAAGTTCACCCATTGGTCTTCTGACTGGAAATCTATCGCATCACGCCTTGTTTCTCGGGGTAGGGTGCGGTAATCAGGGTATTTGATCCACAGGCGCTGTGATGGTGTGTAATGTGCTGCTCCAGCCCATATGTAGGACTTATCATCGCCAGTTAAATAGTTGCTTACAGGAGTGGAGTAATGGGGGGCAGGCAACTCGGGGATGGTGCGATAAGATGtccttgtaaaaaaaacaaaaaaaaagaaaacaaaacaaaataagcatcCATTGTCTTTCTTATAATTCAGAGAGCGCATTTGTAGAACATATGCTACACAAGTCGTACACCTATACAACCAAACActgcttttcatatttttgattGACGGACCAGACAAGTTGCTAGATGTGAAGTTTAGATCTCCGATCTTAGATCTTAGATCTGTACGCATCAGCAATGTCGTCTGGTAATAAAATGGTTGgtgtcatcctgcatcttgctccGTCCGTGTGTCTGGTCTATTGTGCTCACTTCGTCAGTGCCAGGattgtgctgtttcaaatgTGTTGCCCTAAAACGTTCGCTGAAATGGGTCCCTTGGTACTGTGGCTATAACCATGGCAACGAAAACAACTCTTTTGTTATGTAGACAACAACAGCCCCGAAGGCTATCCTATGAGACCCTTTATCCACCATCTGGCCCAGACACCATTCCTGCTGGAATCGCAGCTATTTTTGTGCAAGCAGTACAGTTACCTGTAAACTCCTGTCTTTTTTACAGCCTTTTCTTACATGGATTGACCTGCCtatatcacgtgactaattTGTATAGAAGACTTAAAATGACgtttggttttgtttacatacatcGAGCAGCGAATGTATGATCACTCTTCGATCTGCACTCGGTGGTCGAATTGATTGAGCGTGGTGGTCGAATCAACTTGCTAATCCCGGCAAACTTGTTGAATCAACCGGTGACTATTTGCGAATATCACCGATAATTTGAATCTCTTAATGTTTTATTGCAGTTAAAATATCCTTCATATATTGCGAAAAATATTCAATTCTAGACTAGCACTTCTACTGATAATGGAATTAAGACCAGATTAATCTTTACCTATCAGAACGTCTGCTGTAAACACTGAGCAGCGTTTCGAAGGGCTGTGACCTTAAACGTATAGTCTGAATCAAAGTAGGGCACAGGAGAAATAAGTGAGGACATCAGCGCGTTTTTAAATGGTTATCAACTGAGCGCTGGTTGTGTCCCTTAGCTAAACCATGTGAAAATCggaagttttatttattgtcgcACCTACTTTCTGTTTCTAAGAGAAACATCGCTCACTTAACAGATTAAACTTGTCATTTAACATCCATTTCATTCCAGCTTAAGCTGTACGCATGAAAAATGCAAGTGTTTTAACGCCGTACCTTTGGGTTGACTGCTCCATGTTGTTGACTCCGTGAAACTGCTTGTTGCTTAGCGACGCATACACAAGCGACAGGAAGTATAGGTTTCCGCAGATCGGTCTCGGCAGTGTTTTAGGCTTATGCAGTGGTTTCTTTAAGCAGACTAATATGCACTTGTAGAGGTGAGTAAATACAAGCAAATTCTGTTTTATGTTGTCtcattgcattttgttttaaaataacctTTTGAGGACTGATCGAGGATTGTACCCACATAATTTTAGTTATTCTGACACATCTAGGGGTAAAATGACCTGTAGattctaaaaatgtttatttgaaactgaTATTGTTCTTAGTTTTCAAGATACAGCGTGGGACAAATACGTCCCTATGGTCGGCAAGAGAAAAGTGCCTGCAGATATGggttttatcaatatttttatccgAATAGTGATCAAACATTGTACTGTTGTTATGGAACATCAGACATGAAATGACACTGTGATAAGAACAAAGATTCATCTTTTATGCATGTAATGTAATTTATGAATGGTACTTCTCAAAACAGCTAAGTGATGCTAACACGGCATACAGGCCTATTCAGAATGTCACACATATTGTCAGTTCTGCTTTCAATTTTGTCCTTTTCACATTGACCTCttgagtttttcttctttgactaaCTTATACTCAGGTTGTGGGGTTGGCATGATCTTTTGGCTGCTTAAAACAGGTCGTGATAGAAtactttatgtgtgtgtaatttcCACTGAGCGCTCATGCTATCATTTGTCTATACTCAAGCTGTGACATTCCCTTTTATTCAGGATTGAATTCCTACCTGATTCATCTGCATATACAGTGAGCATTGTTCACCGCTATCATaccatattttaatattgtacATGCAAGCCTATATAAatctgattacatttttttaaaaattaaaacttcataaacattttgtatgtcacaaaatgtttttatagaaaCTATTCCAATCTGATTGTGACCATGCCGGGTCCGAGATATGGGTCTCGCCATGGTACCAGCAGAGGAGAATTTCTCAATCAAAGAGGCTATTTCAACCCAGTGCCCGTCGACAACTATTTGAGCGGAGATGGAAAGTCGCATGTCTATCGTGGGCCTGGCTACTACATTCCATCGGAGCGTCGGTGGGTCACATTTGTGGATTATCATTCCCTCCCCACTGAGACTCGTAGGGATGCTATTCTTATGGAGTCTGAAGATCAGTGGAGAGAATTTCAGCAAAAGCGCGACATGAAGTCATTCCCAATGGGTGAGTTATACTTGCTTAAGGAAGGAAaggtttatttctttaattttgttttgcctCAAACCTTATTTAGGACTAAAGggaattaaaatataattgttaCCTTGTTCCTGCCGATTCAGTATCTGCAAGCCgagaaagggaaaattaaagaaatagttcacaaattttaaaataagtgcgAAGCTAGCACAGGATGAAACATGGTGAAATCCATCAACTCAAACCTGTTCAGTACTTCACTCATCTTTTTTTGTTCCCATACCCATGCTTCCCTCCAGAATTTGTCTTCATTGTGCCTTTAGGATTCTTGCAGTTTCTATTGtccttatatatattttcctttttttttgtaactatgGTAGCTTTTGGAAAGTACTGCTCACAGATATGGGGGCACTAGTGTACTCATCTTCATGTCCCTTTCTGACTGCACACagtttttataaaacattcCACTGCATATGGGAAACGCATTTCAAGCTGagtataatttaataattttttaattctgctGTAATTTATATTCTAATGTGCAAAAACATACAATGTCAATCAAACGATTCTACAAAAAGTATGAAGCTTCTTTGTTTCAGATGCTGAGTGAATCAAGCAATCATTAATCAAATGTTCAACATATGCTGCAGGCATAACGATGTCAGGGCACCCAGATCTACATTTCAAGGATCCCCAGCCCCAGCTGATGCCCTTCAAGACCAAGGCATGGAACAGAAAGTGGGATGGACCTGGCTATTTTGTTCCAGCTTCCAACACGTGGATTCAAGAGCATAATGGACCAGGCATTCCACGAGACTCTTATCATTTTTACAATGAAGAAGACTGGATAAAATTTAGAAACATGTCACAGGTAGCAGAGAAATAGATAAAATTTATCAAAGAAATTTATAGTTTTATGCAGCATTTTAAGGCTGAAATGGCAtcattcaaaacatttaaaaaggctctcttaaagaaaatttgctgTACATGACTTTAGGTTAGCAGTATGGACTGATTATTTTTTTGAGGAAAATATAATATCTATAGATAGATTAATTAAGCAGCCTTTAAAAAGACAAGTTGTAACTATGAAGAGTTGTAACCATCCTGATTTCCAGTGCACAATCTATCTGAAagcacatatattttattactgcCAACTTCTCTTGTCATTGGAATTTTGATGACAAAATCACAGAGATTATGTTTAGAATGGGGGAAAAGAGTAATTATTTATAAGAGCagcagcattttttaaaaaagttttcttaagAATCTACTACGAATTCTAAATTTAGTAATCCAAGCACAAATTGCACATGCAAATAACAAGATGCTAGCAAACAtatcacatttatttcaagaaatcaCATGCACAAAATATTCTTGGAATGCTTATAGAAAAGTCTTTGTacaaaaaattttgcttttcataTTAACAGCCACTTCAGACCaatccacacaaaaaaagaaacctctCCAATTGCACCCTGGACAGTCATGATATGCATCAAGATGCCTTGACTTAATGTAGGGGCTGTGCTAGTTTCTTCTGCACCCAGGGCTTAACAATGCCACTTTGAAGGCACTGACCCTTGGCTGTGTCACAGGTGAAGCCCTGTGGGCAGCAATGCAAGTGATCAGCACAGCACACCGcctaggataaaaaaaaaaaaaaaggctgatataaaatattttcaaatgtagGAATGATAAGAAGCTTGAACTTTCTTTAAACAcgataaatttgtttaaataactCTAGCCTGAATGATGACACTGAAAGAGCAATCAAAGCATCTGACTGGTTCATCAAATTTTGTTCAGAGTTTGGCTGCCAAGATATcttcttttaatgttaaatgCATTCAACTAAAATTTTGTCTCTGTAAAGCTGGGATGTTAATGGCACTTACAGAAGGATGGGGGCAGCAGCCATATGAGCCAGAAGTGAGAAGACAGCAGGTTTCACTTTGTTCACACTGAGACTTTCCATCAGGACAGACCTGATTAGAACTGCAAGCAAAACAATCAACTTTTTTGATAGGCATAGCATTAGAAGTGAAATATTTAACCTTTCTCCTCCTttgaatgttaaaaacaaagaatttgctATAATAGCTGAGTGTACAATTTTTCTAGATGAACTTCATAAACACTTTCACATTCTTGTAGAACAagtaatgtcttcttttttgcctcttgaagaaaggaaaaaaaaagacactgtaTATAGCATGACTTACTCGATGGAATTTAACTGACATTGACCAGATGTTTCATCACATGTGTAATTCTGGGGACAACAGTGTAAGCCGTCTTGACAACATACTGCCTGCAACAGAATTCACAAAGCAGTGTACTTGGCTGAGCCAAAGTTTGAGCACTATCAATATGCAATGCCAAtggcttaaaaataaatatccaaAGTTATGTGAACTGAAAACTATATGATGCAATTTCAGGCTTgaagttagtttattccttgctactcctcaaGGAACATAGTGCTGCAACCACACCTTACCAGCGGACCCAATGGGCAACCCGCTTCAGCTgtgcccatgtggttctgacggtcctttgccttgctctttgctgttcttttccaagtctgcttttgtctcccaactctcctcttctcctgagAGTTCCAGTCAACTGCCTGCCTAGCAATGGTGTCAGATGGTTaacgcagggtgtgtcctatccagtaTAGTTTGCGCTTTGTGATGTTTTGGCTAAAAGAATTCTGGTTGATtcttggtaaaggtctggagcttgttgttggtgtttgtcactcttcaGGTTtaagaaccatacagtaggactgctttcacattgatgttgaagatgcagatcttaTTGTAGAAGGATAATGCTCAAGAGTTCCAGATAGACCataggctgttaaaagcatgcctggccttgttgatgcagcttctGAGGTCAttgtctgctccaccatccttgctgacaatgctccccagatacatgaagcgATCTGTTTTCAGTCTTGAAAGTTATCTATTTTTCTCAAACCCTCTTTCTAAAGCATAGCATAA
This sequence is a window from Pomacea canaliculata isolate SZHN2017 linkage group LG5, ASM307304v1, whole genome shotgun sequence. Protein-coding genes within it:
- the LOC112565102 gene encoding uncharacterized protein LOC112565102, with translation MEQSTQRTSYRTIPELPAPHYSTPVSNYLTGDDKSYIWAGAAHYTPSQRLWIKYPDYRTLPRETRRDAIDFQSEDQWVNFMRNRDQPSGYYYSRVGLKGSDFPPLMLNGYTRSLPSMPSRDIFENPWPKSDAWVPPVRRDHGTYYGYYHDRIEKERERRKRELPFSQKIEPLHVVSHKYNLRWGFNQP
- the LOC112565103 gene encoding uncharacterized protein LOC112565103, with translation MPGPRYGSRHGTSRGEFLNQRGYFNPVPVDNYLSGDGKSHVYRGPGYYIPSERRWVTFVDYHSLPTETRRDAILMESEDQWREFQQKRDMKSFPMGITMSGHPDLHFKDPQPQLMPFKTKAWNRKWDGPGYFVPASNTWIQEHNGPGIPRDSYHFYNEEDWIKFRNMSQVAEK